In Methanomicrobium antiquum, one DNA window encodes the following:
- a CDS encoding helix-turn-helix transcriptional regulator: MKNRIKVFRAMHDLTQEALASEVGVTRQTILAIEKGKYDPSLELAFKISRRFGVMIEDIFTYEN; this comes from the coding sequence ATGAAGAATCGGATTAAAGTTTTTCGTGCAATGCACGATCTTACACAGGAAGCGCTTGCGTCCGAAGTAGGTGTTACAAGGCAGACTATCCTTGCAATTGAAAAAGGGAAATATGATCCTTCACTTGAACTTGCATTTAAAATTTCAAGGCGATTCGGAGTCATGATTGAGGATATTTTCACATATGAAAATTAA
- a CDS encoding DUF2178 domain-containing protein, giving the protein MKRNTFYAIVSLIAIAVALIFWWGVNYNRPPGMEVVTGSIIIAAFAIYLLRQKIDDAVISDEMISKINEKSALRSLQIFWVGFFAFTISGLSMAMGVDNPHMRDMMIKGSVSQLIFLASILLIYAIFRIYYSDKYGGYEADEESD; this is encoded by the coding sequence ATGAAAAGAAATACTTTTTATGCAATTGTATCTTTGATTGCCATTGCTGTAGCACTCATATTCTGGTGGGGTGTAAATTATAACAGGCCGCCCGGAATGGAGGTAGTTACAGGTTCAATTATCATCGCGGCTTTTGCAATATATCTTCTCAGACAGAAAATAGATGATGCTGTTATATCCGATGAGATGATCTCTAAAATCAATGAAAAATCTGCTCTTAGATCTCTTCAAATCTTCTGGGTAGGCTTTTTTGCCTTCACAATCTCCGGACTTTCGATGGCTATGGGTGTTGACAACCCTCATATGAGAGATATGATGATTAAAGGCTCTGTTTCACAATTGATATTTCTGGCATCTATTCTTCTGATTTATGCGATATTCCGGATATACTATTCTGATAAATACGGAGGATATGAAGCAGATGAAGAATCGGATTAA
- the tsaA gene encoding tRNA (N6-threonylcarbamoyladenosine(37)-N6)-methyltransferase TrmO, with the protein MTEITPIGIVRSPYKKHGDAPRQGRENEDNEMEIEIYEEYSAGIGDFSGISHIIILLWFDRADRKRLFDTPPGTNKKRGIFTIRSPNRPNPIGFDIGKIKSVEGNKIIVSGLDALDNTPVVDIKPYVPSIDCVPDATDLRDRSKKADLKN; encoded by the coding sequence ATGACTGAGATTACACCGATAGGAATTGTTCGTTCGCCTTACAAAAAACATGGAGATGCACCAAGGCAGGGCCGCGAAAACGAAGATAATGAGATGGAAATAGAAATTTATGAAGAATATTCAGCAGGAATTGGAGATTTTTCAGGAATCAGCCACATAATTATTCTTTTATGGTTTGACAGGGCTGACAGAAAAAGGCTGTTTGACACACCCCCCGGAACTAATAAAAAACGGGGTATTTTTACAATAAGAAGCCCTAACAGACCAAACCCAATCGGGTTTGACATTGGAAAAATAAAGTCGGTTGAAGGTAATAAAATAATTGTAAGCGGACTTGACGCACTTGACAACACACCGGTTGTTGACATAAAACCATATGTTCCGTCAATTGACTGCGTACCTGATGCAACTGATTTAAGGGACAGATCAAAAAAGGCAGATTTGAAAAATTAA
- the pheT gene encoding phenylalanine--tRNA ligase subunit beta has product MAIITLPYKYLEDLTGVSKETLIERLPMIAADIERYEEESFDVEFFPDRPDMFSTEGVSRAMRGFLGIETGLCRYEVSPSGIEFSIDDNLKDIRPILGSAVIRGINFTEESIQSLMGLQEALHWAVGRGRGKVAIGVHDLDTVKAPFSYIASERSRKFVPLDFDYEMTMDEILTEHPKGRDYAHLVEEFERFPLIIDADDNVLSFPPIINGELTKVTTDTKNILLDCTGTDEKAVMVAVNIITTALSEAGGKVESVCVNGQDMPSLTPSERTVSVSECNRLLGFCLTAEEMAGMLEKMRFGAEPLLEDKLKVQIPCYRADIMHDWDVFEDVAIAYGFDNLDAELPDTFTIGKAHPLQKNMSAVRIILSGLGFLEMMPFTLSNERVMYKFMQREVPDYVLPVMHPISEEQTVVRTDILPLMMETLKINQHRECPQRLFAAGDVAHNIETFQKVAGVCMHTDADFSEIYAVFDAFMHELGLNYTVRESDDRAFIEGRRADIYVNDIYAGVFGEIHPQVILNFEMDLPVSGFELDLRVLLKDNQ; this is encoded by the coding sequence ATGGCAATTATTACACTCCCCTATAAATATCTTGAAGATCTGACCGGAGTTTCAAAGGAAACTCTTATAGAAAGACTTCCGATGATAGCGGCTGATATCGAAAGATATGAGGAAGAAAGTTTTGATGTGGAGTTTTTCCCTGACAGGCCGGATATGTTCTCAACAGAAGGCGTTTCACGTGCAATGAGAGGTTTTCTTGGAATTGAAACCGGTCTTTGCAGATATGAAGTGTCTCCATCCGGAATTGAGTTTTCCATTGATGATAATTTAAAGGATATCCGCCCGATTTTAGGATCTGCTGTTATCAGAGGGATTAATTTCACAGAAGAGTCGATACAGAGTCTGATGGGCCTTCAGGAGGCTCTTCACTGGGCAGTCGGACGCGGCAGAGGAAAGGTTGCAATAGGTGTTCATGACCTTGACACTGTAAAAGCTCCATTCTCATATATTGCATCAGAGAGAAGCAGAAAATTTGTGCCACTTGATTTCGACTATGAAATGACAATGGATGAAATTCTAACCGAACATCCGAAAGGCCGCGATTATGCTCATCTTGTAGAGGAATTTGAGAGATTCCCGCTTATTATTGACGCTGATGACAATGTACTTTCATTTCCGCCCATCATAAACGGAGAACTTACAAAAGTAACAACCGATACCAAAAATATCCTCCTTGACTGCACAGGAACAGATGAAAAGGCTGTAATGGTGGCTGTAAACATTATCACAACGGCACTTTCAGAAGCAGGAGGAAAGGTTGAGAGCGTTTGTGTGAACGGACAGGACATGCCTTCACTTACACCGTCAGAGCGGACAGTAAGTGTTTCTGAGTGCAACCGCCTGTTAGGATTTTGCTTAACTGCAGAGGAGATGGCAGGGATGCTTGAAAAGATGCGTTTTGGCGCCGAGCCTCTTTTAGAAGACAAACTTAAAGTCCAAATACCCTGTTACCGTGCGGATATTATGCATGACTGGGATGTATTTGAGGATGTAGCTATTGCATACGGATTTGACAATCTTGATGCAGAGCTTCCCGATACATTCACAATCGGAAAAGCACACCCGCTTCAGAAAAATATGAGTGCTGTAAGGATAATTCTTTCAGGACTTGGTTTTCTTGAGATGATGCCATTCACACTTTCGAATGAAAGAGTAATGTACAAATTCATGCAAAGGGAAGTGCCGGACTATGTTCTTCCTGTAATGCATCCGATATCTGAAGAACAAACTGTTGTCAGAACAGATATTCTGCCTCTTATGATGGAAACCCTAAAGATCAATCAGCACAGGGAATGCCCCCAGAGGCTTTTTGCAGCAGGTGATGTTGCACACAATATAGAAACATTCCAGAAAGTTGCCGGGGTATGTATGCATACAGATGCCGACTTCTCTGAGATTTATGCTGTCTTTGACGCATTTATGCATGAACTTGGATTAAACTATACTGTAAGGGAATCCGATGACAGGGCCTTTATTGAAGGACGGCGTGCTGATATATATGTAAATGATATCTATGCTGGTGTTTTTGGAGAGATTCACCCACAGGTGATTTTAAACTTTGAGATGGATCTTCCGGTATCAGGCTTTGAGCTTGATTTAAGAGTTCTTCTAAAGGATAACCAATAA